The Mus musculus strain C57BL/6J chromosome 2, GRCm38.p6 C57BL/6J genome has a window encoding:
- the Niban2 gene encoding protein Niban 2 — protein MGDVLSTHLDDARRQHIAEKTEKILTEFLRFYEDQYGVSLFNSMRHEIEGTGPPQAQLLWRKVPLDERIIFSGNLFQYQEDNKKWRNRFSLVPHNYGLVLYENKVAYERQIPPRAVINSAGYKVLTSVDQYLELVGNSLPGTTSKSGSTPILKCPTQFPLILWHPYARHYYFCMMTEAEQDKWQAVLQDCVRHCNNGIPENSKVEGPAFTDAIRMYRQSKEQYGTWEMLCGNEVQILSNLVMEELGPALKAELGPRLKGKPQERQRQWIQISDAVYRLVFEQAKVHFEDVLCKLQRARPAMEAVIRTDMDQIITSKEHLASKIRAFILPKAEVCVRNHVQPYIPSILEALMVPTSQGFTEVRDVFFKEVTDMNLNVINEGGIDKLGEYMEKLSQLAYHPLKMQSCYEKMEPLRLDGLQQRFDVSSTSVFKQRAQIHMREQMDNAVYTFETLLHQELGKGPTKEELCKSIQRILERVLKKYDYDSSSVRKRFFREALLQITIPFLLKKLAPTCKSELPRFQELIFEDFARFILVENTYEEVVLQTVMKDILQAVKEAAVQRKHNLYRDSMVLHNSDPNLHLLAEGTPIDWGEQYGDSGDSGGGDSGGSPCPSEAATLTEKRRRAKQVMSVVQDEESGLPFEAGVEPPSPASPDSVTELRGLLAQDLQAESSPPASPLLNGAPVQESSQPVAVPEASPPASPLRHLPPGKAVDLEPPKPSDQETGEQVSSPGSRPPIHTTTEDSAGVQTEF, from the exons AGAAAACCGAGAAGATCCTCACAGAGTTCCTTCGCTTCTATGAGGACCAGTATGGTGTCTCCCTCTTCAATAGCATGCGCCATGAGATCGAGGGCACCGGGCCACCGCAGGCACAGCTGCTCTGGCGCAAG GTGCCCCTGGATGAACGCATCATCTTCTCCGGAAACCTTTTCCAGTACCAGGAAGACAATAAGAAGTGGAGAAACCGCTTCAGCCTGGTGCCCCATAACTATGGGCTGGTGCTATATGAGAACAAAGTG GCCTATGAGCGGCAGATACCACCCCGGGCCGTCATCAACAGCGCGGGCTACAAGGTTCTCACCTCTGTCGACCAGTATCTGGAGCTGGTCGGCAATTCCCTGCCAG GGACCACATCGAAATCAGGCTCCACCCCCATCCTTAAGTGCCCAACGCAGTTCCCTCTCATCCTGTGGCATCCTTACGCCCGACACTATTACTTCTGCATGATGACAGAAGCGGAGCAGGACAAGTGGCAGGCAGTGCTTCAGGATTGCGTTCGACACTGCAACAACG GGATCCCGGAGAACTCAAAGGTGGAGGGCCCTGCATTCACAGACGCCATCCGCATGTACCGCCAGTCAAAGGAGCAGTACGGCACCTGGGAAATGCTGTGTGGCAACGAGGTGCAG ATCCTAAGCAACCTGGTGATGGAGGAGCTGGGCCCAGCGCTGAAGGCAGAGCTTGGCCCACGGCTGAAGGGAAAGCCTCAGGAGCGGCAGCGACAGTGGATCCAG ATCTCGGACGCTGTGTACCGCCTGGTATTTGAACAGGCCAAGGTGCACTTTGAGGACGTGCTGTGTAAGCTGCAGCGGGCCCGGCCGGCCATGGAGGCAGTCATCCGCACCGACATGGACCAGATCATCACCTCCAAGGAGCATCTGGCCAGCAAGATCCGAG CCTTCATCCTCCCCAAGGCGGAGGTGTGCGTGAGGAACCACGTCCAGCCCTACATCCCATCCATCTTGGAGGCTCTGATGGTGCCCACCAGCCAGGGCTTCACCGAGGTGCGGGATGTCTTCTTCAAAGAGGTCACAGACATGAATCTGAACGTGATCAACGAGGGTGGCATTGACAAGCTGGGCGAG TACATGGAGAAGCTATCCCAGCTGGCATACCACCCCCTGAAGATGCAGAGCTGCTATGAGAAGATGGAGCCACTGCGGCTCGACGGGCTGCAGCAGCGATTCGACGTGTCTAGCACTTCCGTGTTCAAGCAGCGAGCCCAGATCCACATGCGAGAG CAAATGGACAATGCTGTGTACACCTTCGAAACCCTCCTGCACCAAGAGCTGGGGAAGGGACCCACCAAGGAGGAGCTGTGCAAATCCATCCAGCGGATTCTAGAGCGCGTGCTGAAG AAATACGACTATGACAGCAGTTCTGTGCGCAAGAGATTCTTCCGAGAGGCGCTGCTGCAGATCACCATTCCCTTCCTGCTCAAAAAGCTGGCCCCCACCTGCAAGTCG GAGCTGCCACGCTTCCAGGAGCTGATCTTTGAAGACTTTGCCAGGTTCATCCTGGTGGAGAACACGTACGAGGAGGTGGTGCTGCAGACGGTCATGAAGGACATCCTGCAGG CTGTGAAGGAGGCCGCAGTGCAGCGCAAACACAACCTCTACCGTGACAGCATGGTTCTGCACAATAGTGACCCCAATCTACACCTGCTGGCTGAGGGCACACCAATCGACTGGGGCGAACAGTACGGTGACAGCGGTGACAGCGGCGGTGGTGACAGTGGTGGCAGCCCCTGCCCCTCTGAAGCAGCCACCCTCACAGAAAAGCGCAGGCGTGCCAAGCAGGTGATGTCCGTGGTCCAGGACGAGGAGTCGGGGCTGCCCTTTGAGGCTGGCGTTGAACCGCCATCACCTGCATCCCCGGACAGTGTCACCGAGCTCCGAGGCCTGTTGGCCCAGGACCTGCAGGCTGAAAGCTCCCCACCAGCCAGCCCTCTTCTCAATGGGGCTCCAGTCCAAGAGAGCTCCCAACCCGTGGCAGTCCCAGAGGCCTCACCGCCAGCCTCACCCCTCcggcatctcccacctggaaaggCTGTGGACCTTGAGCCCCCTAAGCCCAGTGACCAAGAGACCGGAGAGCAGGTGTCTAGCCCCGGTAGCCGTCCCCCCATCCATACCACCACTGAGGACAGTGCGGGAGTGCAGACGGAGTTCTAA